The proteins below are encoded in one region of Micromonospora yangpuensis:
- a CDS encoding ABC transporter substrate-binding protein gives MGVINPDLDAFSATSPPRSYYTYPVWSLLTRVDTTDEGAEIVPGVAESWTRVDDLTWDFKLRPDLKFPNGEPVDVAAVIYSTEFMLDPKNESGVRGKLSIIKTVTAVGDDTVRMTMDVPEAILPRLLGAMPIVPPKMHQEMGAKAFNVAPIGTGAFMVEKFVPGQELVLVPNPNSAHGEPKPAKITFKVIAEDAARVAALRSGDVDIISKVPIDAINSLQSNNMKIYDAVEPRTYTLDLYTENGPLNDKRVRQAIAMSLDLDGLVQGVMGGKGLVGEGQLAPQFMSGYCEEVKRWPFDLAAANQLMTEAGVSGLKLKFQTSQGFILNDSLLAQAIGDMIGKLDAVDSVEIVPMEFSNYLDVYYNRTPRADIFAWGMSSSPFVDASVQLERLVSDYTPHNIEYANPQYDEWFTKLRSAEEGTPERQQAACELSKIFREDVPQVAVMTLPDIWASGPNIQEFKVDQAGNPAWELITRSRG, from the coding sequence GTGGGAGTCATCAACCCCGACCTCGACGCGTTCTCCGCCACCTCCCCGCCCCGCTCCTACTACACGTACCCGGTCTGGTCGTTGCTGACCCGCGTCGACACCACCGACGAGGGTGCCGAGATCGTTCCCGGCGTCGCCGAGTCCTGGACCCGGGTCGACGACCTGACCTGGGACTTCAAGCTGCGCCCGGATCTCAAGTTCCCCAACGGCGAGCCGGTGGACGTCGCCGCGGTGATCTACTCCACCGAGTTCATGCTCGACCCGAAGAACGAGTCGGGTGTCCGCGGCAAGCTCAGCATCATCAAGACGGTCACCGCCGTCGGCGACGACACCGTCCGGATGACGATGGACGTGCCCGAGGCGATCCTGCCCCGGCTGCTCGGCGCGATGCCGATCGTGCCGCCCAAGATGCACCAGGAGATGGGGGCGAAGGCGTTCAACGTCGCGCCCATCGGCACCGGGGCCTTCATGGTGGAGAAGTTCGTGCCCGGCCAGGAACTCGTCCTGGTGCCCAACCCCAACTCGGCGCACGGCGAGCCGAAGCCCGCGAAGATCACCTTCAAGGTGATCGCCGAGGACGCCGCCCGGGTCGCCGCGCTGCGCTCCGGCGACGTGGACATCATCAGCAAGGTCCCGATCGACGCCATCAACTCGCTGCAGTCGAACAACATGAAGATCTACGACGCGGTCGAGCCCCGGACCTACACCCTGGACCTCTACACCGAGAACGGGCCGCTCAACGACAAGCGGGTCCGCCAGGCCATCGCCATGTCCCTGGACCTCGACGGTCTGGTGCAGGGCGTGATGGGCGGCAAGGGCCTGGTCGGCGAGGGACAACTGGCCCCGCAGTTCATGTCCGGCTACTGCGAGGAGGTCAAGCGCTGGCCGTTCGACCTGGCCGCCGCCAACCAGCTGATGACCGAGGCCGGGGTCTCCGGGCTGAAGCTGAAGTTCCAGACCTCCCAGGGCTTCATCCTCAACGACTCGCTGCTGGCCCAGGCCATCGGCGACATGATCGGCAAGCTGGACGCGGTCGACTCGGTGGAGATCGTGCCGATGGAGTTCTCCAACTACCTCGACGTCTACTACAACCGCACCCCGCGCGCCGACATCTTCGCCTGGGGCATGAGCAGCTCGCCGTTCGTGGACGCCTCGGTGCAGCTGGAGCGGCTGGTCAGCGACTACACGCCGCACAACATCGAGTACGCCAACCCGCAGTACGACGAGTGGTTCACCAAGCTGCGCTCGGCCGAGGAGGGCACCCCGGAACGGCAGCAGGCGGCCTGCGAGCTGTCGAAGATCTTCCGGGAGGACGTGCCGCAGGTCGCGGTGATGACCCTGCCGGACATCTGGGCCAGCGGACCGAACATCCAGGAGTTCAAGGTGGACCAGGCGGGCAACCCGGCCTGGGAGCTCATCACCCGGAGCCGGGGCTAG
- a CDS encoding ABC transporter permease, producing MTKLLRQRLLQLLLVILGISSLVFFLVRVSGDPVAAIAGTDADPETLAAIRSNLGLDDPILLQYVRFLGDLLVLDFGDSYQYRSSAMGLVLDRLPASALLTILAMVIAVGIGVPAGVLGAVHRDGFLGRAVNGFAILGQSIPSFVLGILLIMVFSVSLGVLPSFGGEGVASLVLPAVTLSAFICARQMRLVQAYTLEELSKGYVRTANSLGYSNRRIRYRHILRNVTVPMLSLVGLELGQFIAGSVVVESVFSWPGLGRLMVESVAARDYPVLQAGVFVIGVLVVLINFIVDLLYQVVDPRLKSQLVAK from the coding sequence GTGACGAAGCTACTGCGACAGCGCCTGCTGCAACTGCTGCTGGTCATCCTCGGAATCTCGAGCCTGGTGTTCTTCCTGGTGCGGGTCTCCGGAGACCCGGTGGCGGCCATCGCCGGCACCGACGCGGACCCCGAGACCCTGGCCGCGATCCGGAGCAACCTCGGACTCGACGATCCGATCCTGCTCCAGTACGTGCGCTTCCTCGGTGACCTGTTGGTGCTCGACTTCGGCGACTCCTACCAGTACCGCAGCTCCGCGATGGGGCTGGTGCTGGACCGGTTGCCGGCCTCGGCGCTGCTGACCATCCTCGCGATGGTGATCGCGGTCGGCATCGGCGTACCGGCCGGGGTGCTCGGTGCGGTGCACCGCGACGGGTTCCTCGGCCGGGCGGTCAACGGGTTCGCCATCCTCGGGCAGAGCATCCCCAGCTTCGTCCTCGGCATCCTGCTGATCATGGTCTTCTCGGTCAGCCTGGGCGTGCTGCCCAGCTTCGGTGGGGAGGGGGTGGCCAGTCTGGTCCTGCCGGCGGTCACCCTCTCCGCCTTCATCTGCGCCCGGCAGATGCGCCTGGTGCAGGCGTACACCCTGGAGGAGCTGAGCAAGGGCTACGTCCGGACGGCGAACTCGCTGGGCTACAGCAACCGGCGGATCCGCTACCGGCACATCCTGCGCAACGTGACCGTGCCGATGCTCAGCCTGGTCGGGCTGGAGCTGGGGCAGTTCATCGCAGGGTCGGTGGTGGTCGAGTCGGTCTTCTCCTGGCCCGGCCTGGGCCGGCTGATGGTCGAGTCGGTAGCCGCCCGCGACTACCCGGTCCTGCAGGCGGGCGTCTTCGTCATCGGGGTGCTCGTCGTGCTGATCAACTTCATAGTCGACCTGCTGTACCAGGTGGTCGACCCCCGCCTCAAGTCGCAACTGGTGGCCAAATGA
- a CDS encoding ABC transporter permease, which translates to MTTPLIVTPPGPGEPAAEAVPAPKKAPRRRRLPRFLGSRFALGFLVVGVLAAIFAPAVAPFDPTEQNLLNRLAEPSLFGGGGEHLLGTDELGRDLLSRAIYGGRVSFMVGFVAATLAGLLGTILGILAGYYRGVLEAVIMRLVDVLTAFPFLIVALSVVAVFGATLPVLITILVFWEWVPFTRLAHAKTLHVVSTDYFRAAVAIGRRGTGILARHVLPNIAGPLIVVWTFVVARAIVIESSLSFLGLGVPPPTATWGQMLSASRGYLDTAWWIPLVPGVAITLVVLSVNIVGDWMSERWDPHGRR; encoded by the coding sequence ATGACCACTCCGCTGATCGTCACGCCGCCGGGGCCCGGCGAACCGGCCGCCGAGGCCGTACCGGCCCCGAAGAAGGCACCCCGCCGTCGGCGGCTGCCCCGGTTCCTCGGCAGCCGGTTCGCCCTGGGTTTCCTGGTCGTCGGGGTGCTCGCCGCCATCTTCGCCCCGGCGGTGGCCCCCTTCGACCCCACCGAACAGAACCTGCTCAACCGGCTGGCCGAGCCGTCGCTGTTCGGCGGCGGCGGCGAACACCTGCTCGGCACCGACGAACTGGGCCGGGACCTGCTCAGCCGGGCCATCTACGGCGGCCGGGTCAGCTTCATGGTCGGCTTCGTCGCGGCCACCCTGGCCGGCCTGCTCGGCACCATCCTCGGCATCCTCGCCGGCTACTACCGGGGGGTGCTGGAGGCGGTCATCATGCGCCTGGTCGACGTGCTCACCGCCTTCCCGTTCCTGATCGTGGCGCTGTCGGTGGTGGCCGTCTTCGGCGCCACCCTGCCGGTGCTGATCACCATCCTGGTGTTCTGGGAATGGGTGCCCTTCACCCGGCTCGCACACGCCAAGACCCTGCACGTGGTCTCCACCGACTACTTCCGGGCGGCGGTGGCCATCGGCCGCCGGGGCACGGGCATCCTGGCCCGGCACGTGCTGCCCAACATCGCCGGCCCGCTGATCGTGGTCTGGACCTTCGTGGTGGCCCGCGCCATCGTCATCGAGTCGTCGCTGAGCTTCCTCGGCCTCGGCGTGCCACCACCCACCGCCACCTGGGGCCAGATGCTCAGCGCCAGCCGCGGCTACCTCGACACCGCCTGGTGGATTCCGCTGGTGCCCGGCGTGGCGATCACCCTGGTGGTGTTGAGCGTCAACATCGTCGGCGACTGGATGAGTGAGAGGTGGGATCCGCATGGCCGGCGCTGA
- a CDS encoding ABC transporter ATP-binding protein: MAGADAVPLLEVDGLDVAFDTPKGTVHAVRGATWSLHQGETLVVLGESGSGKSVSLHAIAGLLPKTGRTAGRVRFQGRDVLGLRGEELRRFCAENYGMVFQDPMSSLDPSFTVGDQIAEILRVHRGASASDAWERAVELLAQVRIDDPPRRAKQYPHELSGGMRQRIMIAMAIALEPPLFLADEPTTALDTSVRGAVLETMAELRDRLSMGVVLITHDIGVAAAVADRVAVMYAGRVVEYGTAEQVLHDPGHPYTAALLGSLPRLRTLRSALTAIPGSPPNAARTPTGCSFHPRCRFATDECATELPLLRPTGSGQVAACHWTERLTADGDLGYWRDGGEPLAAGTAEDTDVFVTVENLVKEYPLGSGRKARTLRAVDDISFTIAKGTTLGLVGESGSGKSTTAMIMAGLTTPTAGRVSIDGVDIARLSGKAMRSVRRNLQVVFQDPFSSMDPRMTIGQIVDEPLLVHKMGDRAARRKRVTELLDLVGLDAEYAGRYPHQLSGGQAQRVAIARALSLEPALLVLDEPVAALDLSIQAQILNLLRDLQQRLGLTYLFIGHDLAAVAYISDRVAVMSNGQIVEIDEVESIYQRPAAAYTRQLLDAVLDPETDLGRYLNRAEPRPDRKEQPCEPSVPATP; this comes from the coding sequence ATGGCCGGCGCTGACGCCGTACCACTGCTGGAGGTCGACGGGCTCGACGTCGCCTTCGACACCCCCAAGGGGACGGTGCACGCCGTCCGGGGCGCCACCTGGTCGCTGCACCAGGGGGAGACCCTGGTGGTGCTCGGCGAGTCCGGCTCCGGCAAGAGCGTGTCCCTGCACGCCATCGCCGGGCTGCTGCCCAAGACCGGGCGCACCGCCGGCCGGGTCCGGTTCCAGGGCCGCGACGTGCTGGGCCTGCGCGGCGAGGAGCTGCGCCGGTTCTGCGCGGAGAACTACGGCATGGTCTTCCAGGACCCGATGAGCTCGCTCGACCCGAGCTTCACCGTCGGCGACCAGATCGCCGAGATCCTTCGGGTGCACCGGGGCGCCTCGGCCAGCGACGCCTGGGAGCGGGCGGTGGAGCTGCTCGCCCAGGTCCGCATCGACGACCCGCCCCGGCGCGCCAAGCAGTACCCGCACGAACTCTCCGGCGGCATGCGGCAACGCATCATGATCGCGATGGCGATCGCCCTGGAACCACCGCTGTTCCTGGCCGACGAGCCGACCACCGCGCTGGACACCAGCGTCCGGGGCGCGGTCCTGGAGACCATGGCCGAACTGCGCGACCGGCTCTCCATGGGCGTCGTGCTGATCACCCACGACATCGGGGTCGCCGCCGCCGTCGCCGACCGGGTCGCCGTCATGTACGCCGGCCGGGTCGTCGAGTACGGCACCGCCGAGCAGGTGCTGCACGACCCCGGCCACCCGTACACGGCGGCACTGCTGGGCTCGCTGCCCCGGCTGCGTACCCTGCGCTCGGCCCTGACCGCGATCCCCGGCAGCCCGCCGAACGCCGCGCGGACCCCGACCGGCTGCTCCTTCCACCCCCGCTGCCGGTTCGCCACCGACGAGTGCGCCACCGAGCTGCCCCTGCTGCGCCCGACCGGCTCCGGGCAGGTGGCCGCGTGCCACTGGACCGAACGCCTCACCGCCGACGGCGACCTCGGTTACTGGCGCGACGGCGGCGAACCGCTGGCCGCCGGCACCGCCGAGGACACCGACGTGTTCGTGACGGTGGAGAACCTGGTCAAGGAGTACCCGTTGGGCTCCGGCCGCAAGGCCCGCACCCTGCGGGCCGTCGACGACATCTCGTTCACCATCGCCAAGGGCACCACCCTCGGCCTGGTCGGTGAGTCCGGCTCCGGCAAGTCCACCACCGCCATGATCATGGCCGGGTTGACCACCCCGACCGCCGGCCGGGTCAGCATCGACGGGGTGGACATCGCCCGCCTCTCCGGCAAGGCGATGCGCTCGGTACGCCGCAACCTCCAGGTGGTCTTCCAGGACCCGTTCTCCTCGATGGACCCCCGGATGACCATCGGCCAGATCGTCGACGAACCACTGCTGGTACACAAGATGGGCGACCGGGCCGCCCGGCGGAAGCGGGTCACCGAGCTGCTCGACCTGGTCGGTCTGGACGCGGAGTACGCCGGCCGGTACCCGCACCAGCTCTCCGGCGGCCAGGCCCAGCGGGTCGCCATCGCCCGCGCGCTCAGCCTGGAACCGGCCCTGCTGGTGCTGGACGAGCCGGTGGCCGCCCTGGACCTGTCCATCCAGGCCCAGATCCTCAACCTGCTGCGCGACCTGCAGCAGCGGCTCGGCCTGACCTACCTGTTCATCGGCCACGACCTGGCGGCGGTAGCCTACATCTCCGACCGGGTGGCGGTAATGTCCAACGGCCAGATCGTCGAGATCGACGAGGTTGAATCGATCTACCAGCGGCCCGCCGCGGCGTACACCCGGCAGTTGCTCGACGCGGTGCTCGACCCGGAGACCGACCTCGGCCGCTACCTCAACCGCGCGGAGCCCCGACCCGACCGGAAGGAGCAGCCGTGCGAACCCTCGGTACCGGCGACACCCTGA
- a CDS encoding cysteine hydrolase family protein, protein MRTLGTGDTLIVIDVQRKYVNCQGPLAVPDGPALVQRIARFAEAARTRRVPVVWVTREQRPGVSMGTATEAAYGVAMPDLFQGPAAELDPDLGARDDEVRVVKPRQSAFYGTDLEVVLRTAGTRRVILAGVTTNICVQATAQDARARDLEVVVPADLTAALAVTKEGFELSAAAVQQATLATLAHAVGTVCPSAELLGQP, encoded by the coding sequence GTGCGAACCCTCGGTACCGGCGACACCCTGATCGTCATCGACGTGCAACGCAAGTACGTCAACTGTCAGGGGCCGCTGGCGGTGCCGGACGGTCCGGCGCTGGTCCAGCGGATCGCCCGGTTCGCCGAGGCCGCCCGGACCCGGCGCGTCCCGGTCGTCTGGGTCACCCGGGAACAACGCCCCGGGGTGTCGATGGGCACCGCCACCGAGGCCGCCTACGGGGTGGCGATGCCCGACCTGTTCCAGGGCCCCGCCGCCGAACTCGACCCCGATCTCGGCGCCCGCGACGACGAGGTACGGGTGGTCAAGCCCCGCCAGTCGGCCTTCTACGGCACCGACCTGGAGGTGGTACTGCGCACCGCCGGCACCCGCCGGGTGATCCTGGCCGGCGTCACCACCAACATCTGCGTGCAGGCCACCGCCCAGGACGCCCGTGCCCGGGACCTGGAGGTGGTGGTGCCGGCCGACCTGACCGCCGCGCTGGCGGTGACCAAGGAGGGCTTCGAACTGTCGGCGGCGGCCGTGCAACAGGCCACCCTGGCCACCCTGGCGCACGCCGTCGGCACCGTCTGCCCGTCAGCCGAACTGCTCGGCCAGCCCTGA
- a CDS encoding MFS transporter: MRLIPGAYLASYLLSLLGNSIAGVALPLIVLQVTGSILGTGIVAGATAVPAVLAGLLMGVVIDRINRRTSSVVTDLVSAGAIAALPVIDLVSGLSLGWFILFGIIGSLGDVPGMTARETLLPAVVRHSGVTPERLIGLREALGAVALLLGPAAAGTLMVLFDGATVLWITAATSLAAALLTLLIPHHVGAIATIEGAATSTDGAAATHGAAATDGAAATTNGAAATTDRAAADRDGAAVVSAGTGWGQLRDGWRVLFRSRFLTVATTLSFASVIVLAGLQGLILPVYFTLADRPGLLGFVLTALAAGMLVGGALYATVGTRGRRRVWFLAGLLGSTLGFGLIGALSSVWVVFGGAFVVGLASGLFGSLIGVLMIERIPEKLRGRIMGTQNALVTAAPAIGIVAAAVVTEYAGVRVAAVALTGVWLVAFVRGLFARSLRNLEPEPAPAGDGAKVVVAGA; the protein is encoded by the coding sequence ATGAGGCTCATTCCCGGCGCGTATCTGGCGTCGTACCTGCTCTCCCTGCTCGGCAACTCGATCGCGGGGGTGGCCCTGCCGCTGATCGTGTTGCAGGTCACCGGCAGCATCCTCGGCACCGGCATCGTCGCCGGGGCGACCGCCGTCCCGGCGGTGCTGGCCGGCCTGCTGATGGGCGTGGTGATCGACCGGATCAACAGGCGTACCTCGTCGGTGGTGACCGATCTGGTGTCGGCGGGGGCGATCGCCGCGCTGCCGGTGATCGACCTGGTCTCGGGGTTGAGCCTGGGGTGGTTCATCCTGTTCGGGATCATCGGCTCGCTGGGCGACGTACCCGGCATGACGGCCCGGGAGACCCTGCTGCCCGCCGTCGTGCGGCACAGTGGCGTCACCCCGGAACGGCTGATCGGCCTCCGGGAGGCCCTGGGCGCGGTCGCGCTGCTGCTCGGCCCGGCCGCCGCCGGGACGCTCATGGTGCTGTTCGACGGCGCCACCGTACTGTGGATCACCGCGGCGACCTCGCTGGCGGCGGCCCTGCTGACCCTGCTGATTCCCCACCACGTAGGTGCCATCGCCACCATCGAAGGCGCGGCGACGAGCACCGACGGGGCGGCGGCCACGCATGGCGCGGCGGCGACCGACGGAGCAGCGGCGACCACCAACGGGGCGGCGGCGACCACCGACCGGGCGGCGGCGGATAGGGACGGGGCGGCGGTGGTGTCGGCCGGGACCGGCTGGGGGCAGTTGCGTGACGGCTGGCGGGTGCTGTTCCGCAGCCGGTTCCTGACCGTCGCGACGACGCTCAGCTTCGCGTCGGTGATCGTGCTTGCCGGCCTGCAGGGGCTGATCCTGCCGGTCTACTTCACTCTCGCCGACCGGCCCGGCCTGCTCGGCTTCGTGCTCACCGCCCTCGCCGCCGGCATGCTCGTCGGCGGCGCGCTGTACGCGACCGTCGGCACCCGGGGCCGGCGACGCGTCTGGTTCCTCGCCGGGCTGCTCGGCAGCACACTCGGCTTCGGGCTCATCGGCGCGCTCTCCTCGGTCTGGGTGGTGTTCGGCGGCGCGTTCGTCGTCGGGTTGGCCAGCGGACTCTTCGGCAGCCTGATCGGCGTACTGATGATCGAGCGGATTCCCGAGAAGCTGCGGGGACGGATCATGGGTACCCAGAACGCTCTGGTGACCGCCGCGCCGGCGATCGGGATCGTCGCCGCGGCCGTGGTCACCGAGTACGCGGGCGTGCGGGTCGCCGCGGTCGCGCTGACCGGGGTGTGGCTCGTCGCGTTCGTCCGCGGCCTGTTCGCGCGCTCGCTGCGTAATCTCGAACCCGAACCGGCACCGGCCGGCGACGGGGCGAAGGTGGTGGTGGCAGGTGCGTAG
- a CDS encoding MerR family transcriptional regulator, whose protein sequence is MRSGELARLAGVTVRALRHYHQVGVLAEPERGSNGYRSYDVHDLIRVVRIKRLASVGIPLERMPALLDDAAVDGGELLEVLAAELTGQIDRLTAQRDLVLRLRAQNAAPDLPPELAPFLAVFATAGLSPHLARLDRDQSVLLAHLVGVDGMPHLERFYQRISTSTAAPAVVDLARRFDRLGPDSTEPEVTAFVDSFVATVRPLLDELADGSVLHDLNGAAGLVDEYTTDVLNEQQRHALTSIAAVLDTPVSEDRT, encoded by the coding sequence GTGCGTAGCGGGGAGCTGGCGCGACTCGCCGGGGTCACCGTCCGGGCGTTGCGCCACTACCACCAGGTAGGCGTCCTCGCCGAGCCCGAGCGGGGCAGTAACGGCTACCGCAGCTACGACGTGCACGACCTGATCCGGGTCGTCCGGATCAAGCGCCTGGCTTCGGTCGGGATACCACTGGAACGGATGCCGGCCCTGCTCGACGACGCGGCGGTGGACGGGGGAGAGCTGCTGGAGGTTCTGGCCGCCGAGCTGACCGGGCAGATCGACCGGCTGACCGCACAACGCGATCTCGTCCTGCGGCTGCGTGCCCAGAACGCGGCCCCGGACCTGCCCCCGGAGTTGGCCCCGTTCCTCGCGGTCTTCGCCACCGCCGGGCTGTCGCCGCACCTCGCCAGGCTCGACCGGGACCAGTCGGTGCTGCTGGCGCACCTGGTCGGCGTCGACGGGATGCCGCACCTCGAACGCTTCTACCAGCGGATCAGCACCTCCACGGCCGCGCCGGCGGTGGTCGACCTCGCCAGACGGTTCGACCGGCTCGGGCCGGACAGCACCGAGCCGGAGGTGACCGCGTTCGTCGACAGCTTCGTGGCAACCGTCCGGCCGCTGCTCGACGAACTCGCCGACGGATCGGTGCTGCACGACCTGAACGGGGCGGCGGGCCTGGTCGACGAGTACACGACGGACGTCCTGAACGAGCAACAGCGGCACGCCCTCACGAGTATCGCGGCAGTCCTCGACACGCCGGTGTCGGAGGACCGGACGTAG
- a CDS encoding (2Fe-2S)-binding protein — protein sequence MTVQAEVNGTAVAAQVDPRATLLDTLREEWGLTGTKKGCDRGQCGACTVHVDGRRVLSCLTLAATVDERAVTTIEGLAHGDRLHPMQQAFIERDALQCGFCTSGQIMSAVGMVQEGRARSDDEIRERMSGNICRCSCYPGIVDAIRDAQQVMR from the coding sequence GTGACCGTCCAGGCCGAGGTCAACGGCACGGCGGTCGCGGCACAGGTGGACCCGCGTGCCACGCTGCTCGACACACTGCGCGAGGAGTGGGGGCTCACCGGCACGAAGAAGGGCTGTGACCGTGGTCAGTGCGGGGCGTGCACCGTGCACGTCGACGGTCGGCGGGTGCTGTCCTGCCTGACGCTGGCGGCCACGGTCGACGAGCGGGCGGTCACCACGATCGAGGGCCTGGCCCACGGTGATCGACTGCACCCGATGCAGCAGGCGTTCATCGAGCGCGACGCACTCCAGTGCGGCTTCTGCACGTCGGGACAGATCATGTCGGCGGTCGGCATGGTCCAGGAGGGCCGTGCCCGCTCCGACGACGAGATCCGCGAGCGGATGTCGGGCAACATCTGTCGGTGCAGTTGTTATCCGGGCATCGTGGACGCGATCCGCGACGCGCAGCAGGTGATGCGCTGA
- a CDS encoding FAD binding domain-containing protein, which translates to MRAYTFSRPRSVREAVAHAGADTAFLAGGTTLVDLMKLDVVAPARVVDINRLPLRGIRLDRDGLHIGALDRMSDVAADRDVRRDYPVIAQALELSASAQLRNMASIGGNLLQRTRCGYFRDVTTGCNKREPGSGCSALTGINRTHAILGTSDACVATHPSDLAVALVALGTDVHLATRQGARTVPLDTFYALPGSTPHVENVLRPGELITGITVPRSRWAANSLYLKIRDRQSYEFALTSAAVAVEWRGRTIKQARIAAGGVGTRPWRLPAVEDALAGRPATADVFEAAVRTAADGARPLSYNGFKPALLRRTLVRALTVLTERR; encoded by the coding sequence ATGCGGGCGTACACCTTCAGCCGGCCGCGCTCCGTCCGCGAGGCCGTCGCGCACGCCGGTGCGGACACGGCCTTCCTGGCTGGCGGCACGACCCTCGTGGACCTGATGAAGCTCGACGTGGTGGCGCCGGCCCGGGTCGTGGACATCAACCGGCTTCCGCTGCGGGGCATCAGGCTCGACCGGGACGGGCTGCACATCGGCGCGCTCGACCGGATGAGCGATGTCGCCGCCGACCGCGACGTGCGGCGGGACTATCCGGTGATCGCCCAGGCGTTGGAGCTGAGCGCGTCCGCCCAGCTTCGCAACATGGCGAGCATCGGCGGGAACCTGTTGCAGCGCACCCGGTGCGGCTACTTCCGTGACGTCACCACCGGTTGCAACAAACGGGAGCCCGGCAGTGGTTGCTCGGCGCTGACCGGCATCAACCGTACGCATGCCATCCTCGGCACCAGCGACGCCTGTGTGGCGACCCATCCCAGTGACCTGGCCGTCGCGTTGGTAGCCCTCGGCACCGACGTGCACCTGGCCACCCGCCAGGGTGCCCGTACGGTGCCACTCGACACGTTCTACGCCCTGCCCGGCAGCACACCCCACGTCGAGAACGTGCTGCGTCCGGGCGAGCTGATCACCGGCATCACGGTCCCCCGCTCGAGGTGGGCGGCGAACTCCCTCTACCTCAAGATCCGCGACCGGCAGTCGTACGAGTTCGCCCTCACCTCGGCGGCTGTCGCCGTCGAGTGGCGGGGCCGCACCATCAAGCAGGCCCGCATCGCCGCCGGTGGGGTCGGCACCCGACCCTGGCGGCTGCCGGCGGTCGAAGACGCCCTGGCCGGCCGACCGGCCACCGCCGACGTCTTCGAGGCGGCGGTCCGCACCGCCGCGGACGGCGCCCGGCCGCTGTCGTACAACGGGTTCAAGCCCGCGCTGCTGCGACGGACGCTGGTCCGGGCCCTCACCGTGCTGACGGAGCGCCGATGA
- a CDS encoding XdhC family protein, whose amino-acid sequence MLELATELLDRVRGGTPFVTATVTRVDGSAPRQPGASLVVDADGAVLGNVSGGCVDSAVYQACQEMLRGERSPKTLRFGYTDDDAIAVGLTCGGTIELFLRHHDPGAEPGLEAAYADATRDEPVAVATVVRGPEAHLGKLIVVRPGGHRAGTLGDERLDEVAAAHATGVLHAGTSGTVDIGVADGYCREPMTLLVECNTPAPRMLIFGAIDHAAALARLGAFLGYRVTVCDARATFTTPARFPYADEVVVDWPHRYLATQRLDGSTVICVLTHDPKVDVPLLTAALRLPVDYVGAMGSRRTHEQRLVRLREAGLTDRELRRLHSPIGLDIGARTPQETALSIAAEIVAHRHGGTGVPLRTGVPIHRRATPSSAPFPPTWTAEHLDHSAGITRPRSSSQS is encoded by the coding sequence ATGCTTGAACTCGCCACCGAACTCCTCGACCGGGTCCGCGGTGGGACCCCGTTCGTGACCGCCACCGTCACCCGCGTGGACGGCAGCGCGCCCCGCCAGCCCGGCGCGTCGCTCGTCGTCGACGCGGACGGTGCGGTGCTGGGCAACGTCTCCGGCGGCTGCGTCGACTCCGCCGTCTACCAGGCGTGCCAGGAGATGCTGCGGGGGGAGCGCAGCCCGAAGACCCTGCGGTTCGGCTACACCGACGACGACGCCATCGCCGTCGGCCTCACCTGCGGCGGAACGATCGAGCTGTTCCTGCGCCACCACGATCCGGGTGCCGAACCCGGCCTGGAAGCGGCGTACGCCGACGCGACGCGGGACGAGCCCGTCGCCGTCGCCACCGTCGTCCGCGGCCCGGAGGCCCACCTCGGAAAACTGATCGTGGTACGCCCCGGGGGACACCGGGCGGGAACCCTCGGCGACGAACGGCTCGACGAGGTGGCTGCCGCACACGCGACCGGCGTGCTGCACGCCGGGACCAGCGGCACCGTGGACATCGGGGTGGCCGACGGCTACTGCCGGGAACCGATGACCCTGCTGGTCGAGTGCAACACCCCGGCGCCTCGGATGCTCATCTTCGGGGCCATCGACCATGCCGCGGCACTGGCCCGCCTGGGTGCCTTCCTCGGCTACCGGGTGACCGTCTGCGACGCCCGGGCCACGTTCACCACGCCGGCCCGATTCCCGTACGCCGACGAGGTCGTCGTCGACTGGCCACACCGCTACCTTGCCACCCAGCGCCTCGACGGCAGCACCGTGATCTGTGTCCTCACCCACGACCCGAAGGTCGACGTACCGCTGCTCACCGCAGCCCTGCGACTACCGGTCGACTACGTGGGGGCGATGGGGTCACGGCGTACCCACGAACAACGCCTGGTACGGCTGCGCGAGGCCGGCCTGACCGACCGGGAACTCCGCCGGCTGCACTCGCCGATCGGGCTGGACATCGGCGCCCGTACCCCCCAGGAGACGGCGCTGTCGATCGCGGCGGAAATCGTCGCGCACCGGCACGGCGGCACCGGGGTGCCGCTGCGTACCGGGGTCCCCATCCACCGTCGCGCCACCCCGTCGTCGGCTCCCTTCCCGCCGACCTGGACCGCCGAACACCTCGACCACAGCGCCGGCATCACCCGACCACGGTCCTCTTCCCAGAGCTAG